In Macadamia integrifolia cultivar HAES 741 chromosome 13, SCU_Mint_v3, whole genome shotgun sequence, one DNA window encodes the following:
- the LOC122058659 gene encoding polygalacturonase-1 non-catalytic subunit beta-like, with the protein MMHPILLLGLLIVAYFSGSQAENTFSQYWKEHIAISHPPHWLVAKASPLSSHQALVYMKLMEKNELAFHLPSFCKQANVACSTNLLMNKAKDYTSLPPIAQWNDIKLKYEHVPSAVPLSVASQGGLPYFRESMVKKGGFMLVPDLRDPMSYRSFLPRFLASKISFSFDHIKNLKNLFGVVDESNMDEYIQETVNICDEKSSILGMQSICVTSAEDLIDFVVKKLGHHVHGWSTENVEGSYENVTIGAMKLIYGNLFEPPALCHSLPFPFQVYYCHVLRKVKLYAVDIHAQRKVNHAIMACHYDTSTWNRSHLAFKLLGFGPGLIEVCHWINENGVVWTKTLS; encoded by the exons ATGATGCATCCCATTTTGTTGCTTGGACTTCTGATAGTAGCTTACTTTAGT GGTTCTCAAGCTGAAAATACATTCTCACAATACTGGAAAGAGCATATAGCTATTTCACATCCTCCACATTGGTTAGTTGCAAAGGCTTCTCCATTGAGTTCCCATCAAGCATTAGTTTATATGAAACTTATGGAGAAAAATGAATTAGCTTTCCACCTGCCTTCATTTTGTAAGCAGGCTAATGTTGCTTGTTCTACAAATTTACTAATGAATAAAGCAAAGGACTACACAAGCCTACCACCAATAGCACAGTGGAATGATATCAAACTGAAGTATGAACATGTTCCAAGTGCAGTACCCCTTTCAGTTGCCAGCCAAGGAGGATTACCATATTTTCGTGAATCAATGGTGAAAAAGGGAGGTTTCATGCTTGTCCCTGATCTAAGGGACCCAATGTCATACAGATCATTCTTGCCGCGATTTCTGGCATCaaaaatctcattttcttttgatcatATCAAAAATTTAAAGAATCTTTTTGGTGTGGTGGATGAATCAAACATGGATGAATATATTCAGGAGACTGTCAATATATGTGATGAAAAAAGTTCGATTCTAGGCATGCAAAGCATTTGTGTGACTTCCGCCGAGGATCTCATTGATTTTGTTGTCAAGAAATTAGGGCACCATGTTCACGGATGGAGTACTGAGAATGTTGAGGGATCTtatgagaatgtcacaattggaGCTATGAAACTCATCTATGGCAACCTCTTTGAACCACCTGCCTTATGTCATAGTCTACCCTttccatttcaagtctattATTGCCATGTTTTACGAAAAGTAAAACTATATGCAGTTGATATACATGCTCAAAGGAAAGTGAATCATGCCATAATGGCATGCCATTATGACACATCAACTTGGAATCGAAGCCATCTTGCTTTCAAGTTGTTGGGTTTTGGCCCAGGCCTAATTGAAGTTTGTCATTGGATAAATGAGAATGGAGTGGTTTGGACAAAGACTCTAAGTTGA